From Acidimicrobiales bacterium, the proteins below share one genomic window:
- a CDS encoding serine hydrolase domain-containing protein, translating into MAQLSVEAEAKEVGLDAERLARIDRHFARYVDDGRLPGWLILVSRAGRIVHLTTYGQRDREAGAPVERDTLFRIFSMTKPITSVAALMLYEEGAFELKTPVRSFIPAFDDVRVYRSGSALSPVLEPAVEPVRIWHLLTHTAGLTYGFHHAHPVDAMYRAAGFEWGSPEGLSLAACCDRWAQLPLLFQPGREWNYSVATDVLGRVIEVVSGQSLDEFLADRILGPLGMTETRFAVRPEDAPRLAALYVPEPGNRSAVRNDAMGAIALKEPRFLSGGGGLVSTAADYHRFTQMLLHEGQLDGVRLLGTRTVRFMTRNHLPGNSDLEAFGRPLFAETSFDGIGFGLGFSVVLDPQANRVLSSPGEYAWGGAASTAFWVDPAEQITALFLTQLLPSSTHPIRPQLRQLVYQAVVD; encoded by the coding sequence GTGGCACAGCTCAGCGTTGAGGCCGAAGCGAAGGAGGTGGGGCTCGACGCCGAGCGCCTCGCCCGCATCGATCGGCACTTCGCCAGATATGTCGACGACGGACGGCTGCCGGGGTGGCTGATCCTGGTCAGCAGGGCGGGCCGGATCGTTCACCTCACCACCTACGGACAGCGCGACCGAGAGGCGGGGGCGCCCGTCGAGCGGGACACCCTGTTCCGGATCTTCTCCATGACCAAGCCGATCACCTCGGTGGCTGCACTCATGCTCTACGAAGAAGGCGCCTTCGAGCTGAAGACGCCGGTCCGCTCGTTCATCCCCGCCTTCGATGATGTCCGCGTGTACCGCTCCGGCTCGGCGCTCAGCCCGGTCCTCGAGCCGGCTGTCGAGCCTGTGCGGATCTGGCACCTGCTCACGCACACCGCCGGGCTGACCTATGGCTTCCACCACGCCCATCCTGTCGATGCCATGTACAGGGCTGCTGGATTCGAGTGGGGCAGCCCCGAAGGCCTGAGCCTGGCCGCCTGCTGTGACCGGTGGGCGCAGCTCCCCCTGCTGTTCCAGCCGGGGCGGGAGTGGAACTACTCGGTGGCAACCGATGTGCTGGGCCGCGTGATCGAGGTGGTCTCCGGGCAGTCCCTCGATGAGTTCCTCGCCGATCGCATCCTGGGGCCGCTCGGCATGACCGAGACCCGGTTCGCGGTGCGACCCGAGGACGCACCTCGGTTGGCGGCGCTCTATGTACCCGAGCCGGGCAATCGCTCGGCCGTGCGCAACGACGCCATGGGGGCGATCGCCCTCAAGGAGCCCCGCTTCCTGTCGGGCGGCGGAGGCCTCGTCTCGACGGCCGCTGACTATCACCGCTTCACCCAGATGCTTCTCCATGAAGGACAGCTCGACGGGGTCCGTCTGCTTGGAACCCGCACCGTCCGCTTCATGACCCGCAACCACCTGCCAGGGAACTCCGACCTGGAGGCCTTCGGGCGTCCGCTGTTTGCCGAGACCAGCTTCGACGGCATCGGTTTCGGCCTCGGCTTCTCCGTAGTGCTCGATCCCCAGGCCAACAGGGTGCTCTCGAGCCCGGGAGAGTACGCGTGGGGAGGGGCCGCCAGCACCGCCTTCTGGGTGGATCCGGCCGAGCAGATCACTGCGCTGTTCCTTACTCAGCTGTTGCCCTCCAGCACCCACCCGATCCGGCCCCAGCTGCGCCAGCTCGTCTACCAGGCTGTGGTCGACTGA
- a CDS encoding glycosyltransferase family 4 protein, which yields MTGGYLYHRRLADVAPRYGGEIRFVSFSDGLVLAAARRAGEVMARARSRGADLIVVDSIVASLLAPWLATHRLGLPMVAILHQPPGGIDHSPLATRVRAALDRSTYRSARRLLTASQALADELESSGVPRHRLRVVPPGRDVAAAPEGATPDLRAKGRVAFLCVANWVARKGILSLLNAYARLPPEAGILHLVGDQYKDRSYAARIMARLSAADLSGRVVAHGPVTKERVAAFYAGADVFVLPSWKEPYGTVYGEAMAAGLPVVGWRAGNLVNLAEDGRQGALVPPGDVEGLASAMRRLAFDDAYRLRLAASARRRGESLPTWDDTAGLFFSNLSEVLNEGGAVR from the coding sequence GTATCGTTCTCCGACGGGTTGGTCTTGGCGGCCGCTCGGCGGGCCGGCGAGGTCATGGCTCGGGCGCGGAGCCGCGGTGCCGACCTCATCGTCGTCGACAGCATCGTGGCCAGCTTGCTCGCCCCGTGGCTCGCCACCCACCGGCTCGGTTTGCCCATGGTGGCGATCCTCCATCAGCCACCCGGAGGGATCGACCACAGCCCGTTGGCGACCCGTGTCCGGGCGGCTCTCGACCGCTCGACCTACCGAAGCGCACGGCGCCTGCTCACGGCCAGCCAGGCCTTGGCCGATGAGCTCGAATCAAGCGGGGTTCCGCGGCATCGCCTCAGGGTTGTACCGCCGGGGCGAGATGTCGCTGCCGCCCCTGAAGGCGCGACCCCCGACCTTCGCGCCAAGGGGCGCGTTGCTTTCCTGTGCGTGGCGAACTGGGTCGCGCGCAAGGGGATCCTGTCCCTCCTGAACGCCTATGCCCGGTTGCCGCCTGAGGCCGGCATCCTGCACCTGGTCGGGGATCAGTACAAAGATCGCTCCTACGCGGCGCGCATCATGGCTCGGTTGAGCGCGGCCGACCTGAGCGGCAGGGTGGTAGCTCACGGCCCGGTGACCAAGGAGAGAGTGGCGGCGTTCTACGCTGGCGCGGACGTGTTCGTCCTCCCCAGTTGGAAGGAGCCGTACGGGACGGTCTACGGCGAAGCCATGGCGGCAGGCCTCCCCGTCGTTGGATGGCGGGCTGGAAATCTCGTCAACCTCGCGGAGGATGGCCGACAAGGCGCGCTAGTGCCGCCCGGCGACGTGGAGGGTCTGGCATCAGCGATGCGGAGACTGGCCTTCGATGACGCCTACCGTCTGCGACTTGCGGCCAGCGCCCGTCGGCGAGGAGAGTCGCTGCCGACATGGGACGACACAGCAGGGCTCTTCTTCTCCAACCTCAGCGAGGTATTGAACGAGGGCGGTGCCGTTCGTTGA